A DNA window from Massilia putida contains the following coding sequences:
- a CDS encoding alpha/beta hydrolase: MKLVAGALLAGSAGSISAAPQLPAAAVIPLWPEGVPDAKPGLGPEHVDDGRTSNVSEPTLTVYGPAVDRPNGTAVIVCPGGGYVRLSTQREGEQYAAWLGTLGITSFVLKYRMQEFGHPAPLRDVLRAVRIVRSQAARYHIRPDRIGVMGSSAGGHVAASAGTLFDHPLGRTGAELDKVSARPDFLMLMYPVITMEAPAAHAGSRKALLGANPAAADVQLMSLEKQATSATPPTLLIHTQEDQTVPVENSILFYQALTRAKVPAEMYLFEHGSHGMGMRAGLGTASDWPKRAEEWLKARGLLDPAT, encoded by the coding sequence ATGAAACTCGTCGCCGGCGCCCTGCTCGCCGGTTCCGCCGGTTCGATATCCGCCGCGCCTCAGCTCCCCGCCGCCGCCGTGATCCCGCTGTGGCCCGAGGGCGTGCCCGATGCGAAACCGGGACTCGGCCCCGAGCACGTCGACGACGGCCGCACGTCCAACGTCAGCGAACCGACATTGACCGTGTACGGCCCCGCCGTCGACCGCCCGAACGGCACGGCCGTCATCGTCTGCCCGGGCGGCGGCTACGTGCGGCTGTCCACGCAGCGCGAGGGCGAACAGTACGCGGCGTGGCTCGGCACGCTCGGCATCACGAGCTTCGTCCTCAAATACCGCATGCAGGAATTCGGCCACCCGGCCCCGCTGCGCGACGTGCTGCGCGCCGTGCGCATCGTCCGTTCGCAAGCGGCACGGTACCACATCCGCCCGGACCGCATCGGCGTGATGGGCAGCTCGGCCGGCGGCCACGTGGCAGCGAGCGCCGGCACCCTGTTCGACCATCCGCTGGGCCGCACCGGCGCGGAGCTCGACAAGGTGAGCGCCCGTCCCGACTTCCTCATGCTGATGTACCCCGTCATCACGATGGAGGCCCCGGCCGCGCACGCGGGCTCGCGCAAGGCGCTGCTGGGTGCGAACCCGGCGGCGGCGGACGTCCAGCTGATGTCGCTCGAGAAGCAGGCGACGTCCGCCACGCCGCCCACGCTGCTGATCCACACGCAGGAAGACCAGACGGTGCCCGTCGAGAACAGCATCCTGTTCTACCAGGCGCTCACGCGGGCGAAGGTGCCGGCCGAGATGTATTTGTTCGAGCACGGGTCGCACGGCATGGGGATGCGGGCCGGCCTCGGGACGGCATCCGATTGGCCGAAACGGGCGGAGGAATGGTTGAAGGCGCGGGGGTTGCTCGACCCTGCAACATAG
- a CDS encoding DUF6250 domain-containing protein, with amino-acid sequence MRLAFAVLAALAAQSAAAAPAGAAEPAACTEWGRPGAVLVRDDFSGPLTGWVAGYARKPGNVVGNRGGRLLMDVAGGATMWLDKPLSGNILISFTRRVVVAGSQHDRLSDLNVFWMAHDPERENLFTRSGKFGDYDDLSMYYVGIGGNRNTTTRLRRYGDGRRALVGEYTDAAHLLAPNRDYRIEIAVYDGCTRVRVDGDTWFTYRDPHPLTRGHLGLRTTWSRQTVDDLTIRRLE; translated from the coding sequence ATGAGGCTCGCGTTTGCCGTGCTGGCGGCGCTGGCCGCACAGTCCGCCGCCGCCGCGCCGGCCGGGGCAGCCGAACCCGCGGCGTGCACGGAGTGGGGCAGGCCGGGCGCGGTGCTGGTCCGGGACGATTTCAGCGGACCGCTCACCGGCTGGGTCGCCGGGTATGCGCGCAAGCCCGGCAACGTGGTGGGAAACCGCGGCGGCCGGCTGCTGATGGACGTCGCCGGCGGCGCCACCATGTGGCTGGACAAGCCGCTGTCCGGGAACATCCTGATCAGCTTCACGCGCCGCGTCGTCGTCGCCGGCTCCCAGCACGACCGGCTGTCCGACCTGAACGTGTTCTGGATGGCGCACGATCCCGAACGCGAGAACCTGTTCACGCGCAGCGGCAAGTTCGGGGACTACGACGATCTGTCGATGTACTACGTGGGCATCGGCGGCAACCGCAACACGACGACGCGCCTGCGCCGCTATGGCGACGGCCGGCGGGCGCTCGTCGGCGAATACACCGACGCCGCGCACCTGCTGGCGCCGAACCGCGATTACCGGATCGAGATCGCGGTCTACGACGGCTGCACGCGCGTGCGCGTGGACGGCGACACATGGTTCACCTACCGCGATCCGCATCCGCTCACGCGCGGCCACCTGGGGTTGCGCACGACCTGGTCGCGCCAGACGGTGGACGATCTCACGATACGAAGACTCGAATGA
- a CDS encoding 3-keto-disaccharide hydrolase has protein sequence MVKLGWLGGALLCASLGGCASAPQAPAGSALGALDIVTTPYAELDGVWQARPDGVIAVAGKPSGFIATRDTYTDYRLHVEWRWPGKPGNGGVLLHVASGPKDGVWPLSIQVQTKHGSAGDLLPMAGATFNEPLTTAPGAYPPIKARTAADSERAPGEWNSMDVLVRGGCIDVTINGVKQNGVTIAQPATGRIGFQLEGTPYELRNLRVERL, from the coding sequence ATGGTAAAGCTTGGGTGGTTGGGCGGCGCGCTGTTGTGCGCGAGCCTGGGGGGATGCGCGTCGGCGCCGCAGGCGCCGGCCGGTTCGGCGCTGGGCGCGCTGGATATCGTGACGACGCCGTACGCCGAGCTGGACGGCGTCTGGCAGGCGCGTCCCGACGGCGTCATCGCGGTGGCGGGCAAGCCGTCCGGGTTCATCGCGACGCGCGACACGTACACGGATTATCGTCTGCATGTGGAATGGCGCTGGCCCGGCAAGCCGGGCAACGGCGGCGTGCTGCTGCACGTGGCGTCCGGTCCCAAGGACGGCGTGTGGCCGCTCAGCATCCAGGTGCAGACGAAGCACGGCTCGGCCGGCGACCTGCTGCCGATGGCGGGCGCCACGTTCAACGAGCCGCTGACGACCGCCCCCGGCGCCTATCCGCCGATCAAGGCGCGCACGGCGGCCGACAGCGAGCGCGCGCCGGGCGAGTGGAACAGCATGGACGTGCTGGTGCGCGGCGGCTGCATCGACGTGACGATCAACGGCGTCAAACAGAACGGCGTCACGATCGCGCAGCCGGCCACGGGCCGCATCGGCTTCCAGCTCGAGGGCACGCCGTACGAGTTGCGCAACCTGCGCGTCGAGCGTTTGTAA
- a CDS encoding glycosyl hydrolase produces MSKRSPRKPVLAAVLSCACAAHAAGPSATFADVAARLSEPPPDARPMMRWWWFGPAVQKPELEREILAMKAGGIGGFEIQPVYPMELDDAARGIHNVPYLSPEFLDAVSFANRTGRANGLRVDMTLASGWPYGGPHVTVDEAASRLRQAVVDVPAGASSFALPAVMSGETLIATFVGASVDPAALKPLQAQEGADGRARIAPASDPRKVVAYIASRTGQQVKRAALGAEGFVLDHLSRKAVDHHLATVAEPLMKAFGDAPPYAVFSDSLEVYNTDWTSDFAAEFRKRRGYDIVPHLPAIFTGQGPDAAAVRHDWALTQTELVNERYLVPIDDWARKHGTRFRSQTYGEPAVSLSSNRLVALPEGEGPQFREFSFTRLATSAGHLYGRPVISAETWTWLHSPAFAATPLDMKAEADRMLLEGVNQFVGHGWPYTPPGTLEPGYAFYAAAVFNDHNPWWNVMPDVTAYLTRLSWLMRQGEPANQVAVLLPNDDVYAALVPGKVSLSAEMHRYVTPALTGQILDAGQNLDYIDAEAILALGVKYPVLVMPHVTRLAPEVIDKLADYVRGGGKIVAVGGAPSLAPGFQDAARVSATVAAKAKALFAQANVRVVADDDAVGAALQAVLAPDMKLSTNVAVQVSDVGFVRRRLRDADIYFIANTSNRAVHAEATFASVRRAAVWIAPDSGRMTAATLPARLDLAPYESRVLVLADALPAAPAPAAATMEIADLGRDWTLRFPGRPQALRLDALRSWTDFDATRYFSGVATYDKDVEFTAAQLASPRLVLDFGPGRPLATTPAVPAGMRAMFDSPVREAAQVYVNGRYAGAVWHPPYAVDVTGFLQPGRNRIEVRVGNLALNALAGHALPDYRLLSARYGQRFVLQDTALIAPQPAGLLGPVKLLGEGAR; encoded by the coding sequence ATGAGCAAGCGCTCCCCGCGCAAGCCTGTATTGGCCGCCGTGCTGTCGTGCGCCTGCGCCGCGCATGCCGCCGGCCCGTCGGCCACGTTCGCCGACGTCGCCGCACGCCTATCGGAGCCACCGCCGGACGCGCGTCCGATGATGCGCTGGTGGTGGTTCGGCCCCGCCGTCCAGAAACCCGAGCTGGAACGCGAAATCCTCGCGATGAAGGCCGGCGGGATCGGCGGCTTCGAGATCCAGCCCGTGTATCCGATGGAGCTGGACGATGCCGCGCGCGGTATCCATAACGTGCCGTATCTGTCGCCCGAATTCCTCGACGCCGTCAGCTTCGCCAACCGCACGGGCCGCGCCAACGGCTTACGTGTCGACATGACCCTGGCCAGCGGCTGGCCGTACGGCGGACCGCACGTCACGGTCGACGAGGCCGCGTCGCGCCTGCGCCAGGCCGTCGTCGACGTGCCGGCCGGCGCGTCCAGCTTCGCGCTGCCGGCCGTGATGAGCGGCGAGACACTGATCGCGACCTTCGTCGGCGCGAGCGTGGACCCCGCCGCATTGAAGCCGCTGCAGGCGCAGGAGGGCGCCGACGGCCGCGCGCGCATCGCGCCGGCAAGCGATCCGCGCAAGGTCGTCGCCTACATCGCCAGCCGCACGGGCCAGCAGGTCAAGCGCGCGGCGCTGGGGGCGGAAGGGTTCGTGCTCGACCACCTGAGCCGCAAGGCCGTCGACCATCACCTGGCCACCGTCGCCGAACCGCTGATGAAGGCGTTCGGCGACGCCCCGCCGTATGCCGTGTTCTCGGACAGCCTCGAGGTCTACAACACGGATTGGACGAGTGATTTCGCCGCCGAATTCAGGAAGCGGCGCGGGTACGACATCGTGCCGCACCTGCCGGCCATATTCACGGGGCAGGGACCGGATGCGGCGGCCGTGCGGCACGACTGGGCGCTGACGCAGACGGAGCTCGTGAACGAGCGCTATCTCGTGCCGATCGACGACTGGGCCAGGAAGCACGGCACGCGATTCCGTTCGCAGACCTATGGCGAGCCGGCCGTGTCGCTGTCCAGCAACCGCCTCGTCGCGCTGCCGGAAGGCGAGGGGCCGCAATTCCGCGAATTCTCGTTCACGCGTCTTGCAACGTCGGCGGGGCATTTGTATGGCCGTCCCGTGATCTCGGCCGAGACGTGGACGTGGCTGCACTCGCCCGCGTTCGCCGCGACGCCGCTGGACATGAAGGCGGAAGCGGACCGCATGCTGCTCGAAGGCGTCAACCAGTTCGTCGGCCACGGCTGGCCGTACACGCCGCCGGGCACGCTCGAACCGGGGTACGCGTTCTACGCGGCCGCCGTGTTCAACGACCACAACCCGTGGTGGAACGTGATGCCCGACGTGACGGCCTACCTCACGCGGTTGAGCTGGCTGATGCGCCAGGGCGAACCCGCGAACCAGGTCGCCGTGCTGCTGCCGAACGACGACGTGTACGCGGCGCTCGTGCCGGGCAAGGTGTCGCTGTCGGCCGAGATGCATCGATATGTGACGCCGGCGCTCACCGGCCAGATCCTGGACGCGGGCCAGAACCTCGACTACATCGACGCCGAGGCGATCCTCGCGCTGGGGGTCAAGTATCCCGTGCTCGTGATGCCGCACGTGACGCGGCTGGCGCCCGAGGTGATCGACAAGCTCGCGGACTACGTGCGCGGCGGCGGGAAGATCGTGGCGGTGGGTGGTGCGCCGTCGCTGGCGCCAGGGTTTCAGGATGCGGCGCGCGTGTCCGCGACCGTCGCGGCGAAAGCGAAGGCGCTGTTCGCGCAGGCGAACGTACGCGTCGTGGCGGACGACGACGCGGTCGGCGCCGCGCTGCAGGCGGTGCTGGCGCCGGACATGAAGCTGTCGACGAATGTGGCTGTACAGGTGTCCGACGTCGGGTTCGTGCGCCGCAGGCTGCGCGATGCCGATATCTATTTCATCGCGAATACGAGCAACCGCGCGGTGCATGCCGAGGCCACCTTCGCATCGGTGCGGCGCGCGGCCGTGTGGATCGCGCCGGACAGCGGCCGCATGACGGCGGCCACGCTGCCGGCCCGGCTGGACTTGGCGCCGTACGAATCGCGCGTGCTCGTGCTGGCCGATGCGTTGCCGGCCGCGCCGGCGCCCGCCGCGGCCACGATGGAGATCGCGGACTTGGGCCGGGACTGGACGCTGCGCTTTCCCGGCCGGCCGCAGGCGCTGCGTCTCGACGCGCTGCGTTCCTGGACCGACTTCGACGCGACCCGCTATTTCTCGGGCGTCGCCACGTACGACAAGGACGTCGAGTTCACGGCCGCGCAACTCGCGTCGCCTCGCCTCGTGCTCGATTTCGGCCCGGGCAGGCCGCTCGCGACGACGCCCGCCGTCCCCGCCGGGATGCGCGCGATGTTCGACAGTCCCGTGCGCGAAGCGGCGCAGGTGTATGTGAACGGCCGCTACGCGGGCGCCGTCTGGCACCCGCCGTATGCCGTGGACGTCACGGGATTCCTGCAGCCGGGCCGCAACCGCATCGAGGTCCGTGTCGGCAATCTCGCGCTGAACGCGCTCGCGGGACACGCGTTGCCGGACTACCGCCTGCTGTCCGCCCGCTACGGCCAGCGCTTCGTCCTGCAGGACACGGCGCTGATCGCGCCGCAGCCGGCAGGCCTGCTGGGACCCGTCAAGCTGTTGGGCGAGGGCGCCCGATGA
- the rhaM gene encoding L-rhamnose mutarotase, whose protein sequence is MSAATTRAFIMQLKAGHVDEYKRRHDAIWPELADLLRDSGIHDYSIFLDEDTLQLFAVLKLRPGHTVAALPDHPVMRRWWDHMAPLMEVEPGNRPRERALKRVFYLE, encoded by the coding sequence ATGAGCGCAGCGACCACGCGTGCGTTCATCATGCAGCTCAAGGCGGGCCATGTCGACGAATACAAGCGCCGCCATGACGCCATCTGGCCGGAGCTGGCCGACCTGCTGCGTGACTCCGGCATCCACGATTATTCGATTTTCCTTGACGAGGATACGCTGCAGTTGTTCGCGGTGCTGAAGCTGCGGCCCGGCCACACGGTCGCCGCGCTGCCGGACCATCCGGTCATGCGGCGCTGGTGGGATCACATGGCGCCGCTGATGGAGGTGGAGCCGGGGAACCGGCCGAGGGAGAGGGCGTTGAAGCGGGTGTTTTATCTCGAGTGA
- a CDS encoding glycoside hydrolase family 88/105 protein — translation MKRSMSRCALALAAAFALDAHAQQAPAPQGKGTVAADAMLHALEVHYPTPYYAMDAAEVKAVLDRVFDYLDKATPAEVIDQRTGAPITDLSTPDPNAVLKPGDFRLTSYEWGVTYTGMLAAGAATGDRRFTDYTIRRHRLLAGLTKTYLPLVQADREHAAAPIKSFLNPHALDDAGALCQSFIEAKLAGSPVDYTQMIDICGDFVTNKEYRLKDGTLARGGPDGQGGVKMRPLPDTLWLDDMFMGVPTIAWLGKATGDRKHYDDAARQVLQFSKRMFNPRLGIYMHGYVEGLRDHPEMHWARANGWAVMSMVEVLEVLPKDHKDYKAVLQQLRAHIKGLASYQTNDGFWHQLIDRDDTYQETSATAIYAYAIARAVNRGYVDAQAYGPMANLAWNAVASKVLPNGQIEGICVGTGMAFDPAFYAYRPTSVKAAHGYGPTLLAGAEIIAMNRRFKFGMNDSALMYQGVRE, via the coding sequence ATGAAACGATCGATGTCGCGGTGCGCGCTGGCCCTGGCCGCAGCCTTCGCGCTGGACGCGCACGCGCAGCAGGCGCCGGCCCCGCAGGGAAAGGGAACGGTCGCGGCCGATGCGATGCTGCACGCGCTGGAAGTCCACTACCCGACGCCTTATTACGCGATGGACGCGGCCGAGGTCAAGGCCGTGCTGGACCGCGTGTTCGATTACCTGGACAAGGCCACGCCCGCGGAGGTGATCGACCAGCGGACGGGCGCGCCCATCACGGACTTGTCGACACCGGATCCGAATGCGGTCCTGAAGCCGGGCGACTTCCGCCTGACGAGTTATGAATGGGGCGTGACGTACACCGGGATGCTGGCCGCGGGCGCCGCCACGGGCGACCGGCGCTTCACGGATTACACGATCCGGCGGCACCGGTTGCTTGCCGGGCTGACGAAGACGTATCTGCCGCTGGTGCAGGCCGACCGCGAACACGCGGCGGCCCCGATCAAGAGTTTCCTGAACCCGCACGCGCTGGACGACGCCGGTGCGTTGTGCCAGAGCTTCATCGAGGCGAAGCTGGCCGGCTCGCCGGTGGACTACACGCAGATGATCGACATCTGCGGCGACTTCGTCACGAACAAGGAATACCGGCTGAAGGACGGCACGCTCGCGCGGGGCGGCCCGGACGGTCAAGGCGGCGTGAAGATGCGTCCGTTGCCGGATACGCTGTGGCTGGACGATATGTTCATGGGCGTGCCGACCATCGCCTGGCTGGGCAAGGCGACGGGCGACCGCAAGCACTACGACGACGCGGCGCGCCAGGTGCTGCAGTTCTCGAAGCGCATGTTCAATCCGCGCCTGGGCATCTATATGCACGGCTATGTGGAAGGCTTGCGCGATCATCCCGAGATGCACTGGGCGCGTGCCAACGGCTGGGCCGTGATGTCCATGGTCGAGGTGCTGGAAGTGCTGCCGAAGGATCACAAGGATTACAAGGCCGTGCTGCAACAGCTGCGTGCCCATATCAAGGGGCTTGCCAGCTACCAGACGAACGATGGCTTCTGGCACCAGCTCATCGACCGCGACGACACGTACCAGGAAACGTCGGCGACGGCGATCTACGCCTACGCCATCGCGCGCGCCGTCAACCGGGGCTATGTCGATGCGCAGGCCTACGGGCCGATGGCGAACCTGGCGTGGAATGCGGTCGCGAGCAAGGTGCTGCCGAACGGGCAGATCGAAGGCATCTGCGTGGGCACGGGCATGGCCTTCGATCCCGCGTTCTACGCCTATCGTCCGACGAGCGTGAAGGCGGCGCACGGCTACGGGCCCACGCTGCTGGCGGGCGCCGAGATCATCGCGATGAACCGCAGATTCAAGTTCGGGATGAACGACAGTGCCTTGATGTACCAGGGTGTGCGGGAATAG
- a CDS encoding glycoside hydrolase family 88/105 protein, producing the protein MNRRLSLLAAAIALALPAFAQTASNHPQPTPAMQAVIDKDIARHFGDAPIDAGPLATDLSPELTPAAIDKALRKVADWQLARSQPYFSRIWTESVMYTGFMAASEATGDARYRDAMLAMARHFDFQERDRLPNADDLSIAQTYLDLYFQEKNPGMLRLTKAEMEDLLPLATLKPGDPRIPWWWCDALFMAPPVWAKMFKATGERKYLDYMHLNWKRTTDLLYDKDEHLYARDASYKDKREANGKKIFWSRGEGWVMGGLARVLDYVPADDPQRGFYVQQLREMSERIASLQGADGLWHAGLLDPKAYPLPEISGSALFVYGMAYGVNHGLLDGATYRPVIAKAWAGILKNVYADGRVGNIQQTGAEPAFYRPTSSYDYGVGGFMLAAAELKRMAQGGVR; encoded by the coding sequence ATGAACCGACGACTTTCCCTGCTGGCCGCGGCCATCGCGCTGGCGCTGCCCGCCTTCGCGCAGACCGCGTCCAACCATCCGCAACCGACGCCGGCGATGCAAGCCGTCATCGACAAGGACATCGCCCGCCATTTCGGCGACGCGCCCATCGATGCGGGCCCCCTCGCGACGGACCTGTCGCCCGAGCTGACGCCGGCCGCCATCGACAAGGCGTTGCGCAAGGTGGCCGACTGGCAGCTGGCACGCTCGCAACCGTATTTCTCGCGCATCTGGACGGAGAGCGTGATGTACACGGGATTCATGGCCGCCTCCGAGGCGACCGGCGATGCGAGATATCGCGACGCGATGCTCGCGATGGCGCGCCACTTCGATTTCCAGGAACGCGACCGCCTGCCGAACGCGGACGACCTCTCCATCGCCCAGACCTATCTCGACCTGTACTTCCAGGAGAAGAACCCCGGCATGCTGCGCCTGACGAAGGCGGAAATGGAAGACCTGCTGCCGCTGGCGACGCTGAAACCGGGCGATCCGCGCATCCCGTGGTGGTGGTGCGACGCCCTGTTCATGGCGCCGCCCGTGTGGGCGAAGATGTTCAAGGCGACGGGCGAGCGTAAATACCTCGACTACATGCACCTGAACTGGAAGCGCACGACCGACCTCCTGTACGACAAGGACGAGCACCTGTACGCGCGCGACGCGAGCTACAAGGACAAGCGCGAGGCGAACGGCAAGAAGATCTTCTGGTCGCGCGGCGAAGGCTGGGTGATGGGGGGTCTTGCGCGCGTGCTGGACTATGTGCCGGCGGACGATCCGCAGCGCGGCTTCTACGTGCAGCAGCTGCGCGAGATGTCGGAGAGAATCGCGTCGCTGCAGGGGGCGGACGGCCTGTGGCACGCAGGCCTGCTCGACCCGAAGGCGTACCCGCTGCCGGAGATCTCGGGCTCCGCGCTGTTCGTGTACGGCATGGCCTACGGCGTGAACCACGGCCTGCTCGACGGCGCGACATACCGGCCCGTGATCGCGAAGGCGTGGGCCGGGATCCTGAAGAACGTGTATGCGGACGGCCGCGTCGGCAACATCCAGCAGACGGGCGCCGAGCCGGCGTTCTACCGGCCCACATCCAGCTACGACTACGGCGTCGGCGGGTTCATGCTGGCCGCGGCGGAACTCAAGCGCATGGCGCAGGGCGGCGTGCGATGA
- a CDS encoding rhamnogalacturonan acetylesterase, which translates to MPPLSRLMRAAVALILLAVAHAHAQTLPSAVNTDPARAQVTLPEPANPQLPSLILIGDSTVRNGRDDGQGKGAAGQWGWGNPLTAWFDPARVNVVNRAVGGLSSRTYITSGHWERTLAFVKRGDIVVMQFGHNDAGAFNDTSRARGTIRGVGDETEEINNLLTHKHEVVHSYGWYLRNYVADIRAKGATPVICSPIPHKQWDAQGHAKRDRDTYGGWAAAVARAEGVGFIDLNEGVARRYDALGMAAVVQLFPHTTPDEHTHTNWAGAVLNAQVVVDGLKALGDPRIAAWLKPQAPENPQPPARDDARPVVDAATLRDETPRNAGLPTLYLVGDSTVNSGGVNGAIGWGERIAPYFDARKINVVNAAIGGRSSRTYFTEGRWDKVRDQLKRGDVVLIQFGHNDGGRIGDPAMKNRASRPGIGPETVDDTRPDGTKEQVHSFGWYMARYVVDAKAKGATVVLVAPVPHRDRWQEGRDFATFADWDRQVADANGALFMDLTVLVADGYKRIGAERVDTMFADARTHTNALGAEFNAERVVAGLKALPGNPLGAYFADRTVAAQ; encoded by the coding sequence ATGCCGCCGCTTTCCCGCCTGATGCGCGCCGCCGTCGCGCTTATCCTCCTGGCCGTCGCCCATGCCCACGCCCAGACACTGCCGTCCGCCGTCAATACCGACCCGGCGCGTGCGCAGGTCACGCTGCCGGAACCCGCGAATCCGCAGCTGCCTTCCTTGATCCTGATCGGCGATTCGACGGTCCGCAACGGCCGCGACGACGGCCAGGGGAAGGGCGCGGCGGGCCAGTGGGGATGGGGGAATCCGCTCACCGCGTGGTTCGATCCGGCGCGGGTGAACGTCGTGAACCGCGCCGTCGGCGGGCTGTCCAGCCGCACCTACATCACGAGCGGACACTGGGAACGGACGCTCGCCTTCGTCAAGCGGGGCGATATCGTCGTCATGCAGTTCGGCCATAACGACGCGGGCGCCTTCAACGACACGAGCCGGGCGCGCGGGACGATCCGCGGCGTGGGGGACGAGACGGAGGAGATCAACAACCTCCTCACGCACAAGCACGAGGTGGTGCACAGCTACGGCTGGTATCTGCGCAACTACGTGGCCGACATCCGCGCAAAGGGCGCCACCCCCGTCATCTGCTCACCGATCCCGCACAAGCAGTGGGACGCGCAAGGCCACGCGAAGCGCGACCGCGACACGTATGGCGGCTGGGCCGCGGCGGTCGCGCGAGCGGAAGGCGTCGGCTTCATCGACCTGAACGAGGGCGTCGCGCGCCGCTACGACGCGCTGGGCATGGCGGCGGTCGTGCAGCTGTTCCCGCACACGACGCCGGACGAGCACACGCACACCAACTGGGCCGGCGCCGTACTGAACGCGCAGGTCGTCGTCGACGGGCTCAAGGCGCTGGGCGATCCGCGCATCGCCGCGTGGCTGAAACCGCAGGCGCCGGAGAACCCGCAGCCGCCTGCGCGTGACGATGCGCGTCCCGTCGTCGACGCCGCTACGCTCCGCGACGAGACGCCGCGCAATGCGGGCCTGCCGACCCTGTACCTCGTCGGCGATTCGACGGTGAACAGCGGCGGCGTGAACGGCGCCATCGGCTGGGGCGAGCGCATCGCGCCCTACTTCGACGCCCGCAAGATCAATGTGGTGAACGCCGCCATCGGCGGCCGCAGCAGCCGCACGTACTTCACGGAAGGCCGCTGGGACAAGGTGCGCGACCAGTTGAAGCGCGGCGACGTCGTGCTGATCCAGTTCGGCCACAACGACGGCGGCCGCATCGGCGACCCGGCGATGAAGAACCGCGCATCAAGGCCGGGCATCGGGCCGGAGACGGTCGACGACACGCGTCCCGACGGCACGAAGGAGCAGGTGCACAGCTTCGGCTGGTATATGGCGCGCTACGTCGTGGATGCGAAGGCGAAGGGCGCGACCGTCGTCCTCGTGGCGCCGGTGCCGCACCGCGACCGCTGGCAGGAAGGCCGCGATTTCGCGACGTTCGCCGACTGGGACCGCCAGGTCGCCGACGCGAACGGCGCGCTGTTCATGGACTTGACGGTGCTCGTGGCCGACGGCTACAAGCGGATCGGCGCGGAGCGGGTCGACACCATGTTCGCGGATGCGCGCACGCACACGAATGCGCTCGGGGCCGAGTTCAACGCGGAGCGCGTCGTGGCGGGGTTGAAAGCGCTGCCGGGCAATCCGCTCGGCGCCTACTTTGCCGACAGGACGGTGGCGGCGCAATGA